A region of Vitis riparia cultivar Riparia Gloire de Montpellier isolate 1030 chromosome 1, EGFV_Vit.rip_1.0, whole genome shotgun sequence DNA encodes the following proteins:
- the LOC117924070 gene encoding protein HHL1, chloroplastic isoform X2 has product MEVVGLSLNAALVRTPLSSSRASEDGFIKHSIFSTRTVPKSQKKRALVVEAKGKRGMQGRQFQRQPPPLPKIEDDGNPKFVIFIRMANVYLWYPLSLITGGTTAKIMVAAKDNFLGKYIYKDTIARNLAAVIYKDEKEIQKTAFRQYRVLRSAKEFRYGYKLVENNNVRSALSTTDVIELPTQGELKTVLDKVRDFFGDAKESFGKLTALNSTTEESEEMSNEKSK; this is encoded by the exons ATGGAGGTGGTGGGTTTGTCTCTGAACGCAGCGCTGGTTCGAACACCCTTGTCGAGTTCTAGAGCAAGTGAAGATGGGTTCATTAAGCACTCGATTTTCTCTACTCGAACCGTACCAAAGTCCCAGAAGAAGAGGGCGTTAGTGGTGGAGGCCAAGGGGAAAAGGGGCATGCAAGGGCGTCAGTTCCAGCGTCAGCCTCCACCGTTGCCCAAGATTGAGGACGATGGCAACCCCAAATTCGTCATCTTCATCCGCATGGCCAAT GTTTATCTTTGGTACCCACTGAGTCTGATAACTGGGGGGACTACTGCAAAAATCATGGTTGCAGCAAAAGATAATTTTCTGGGAAAATATATCTACAAAGACACAATTGCAAGAAATCTTGCTGCAGTTATCTACAAA GATGAGAAGGAGATACAGAAGACAGCGTTTAGGCAGTATCGTGTATTGCGGTCAGCTAAAGAGTTCAGATATGGCTACAAACTTGTT GAAAATAACAATGTGAGATCTGCACTTTCTACCACAGATGTCATTGAG CTTCCAACACAAGGCGAGCTTAAGACAGTGCTTGATAAAGTGAGGGACTTCTTTGGAGATGCCAAAGAATCTTTTGGGAAGCTGACTGCCCTGAATTCAACAACCGAGGAGTCGGAGGAAATGTCCAATGAGAAATCCAAGTGA
- the LOC117923228 gene encoding GRAS family protein RAM1-like — protein MGVLHCMYFDTTENQMAHDLYLPTEFHNGERRNEASALSLSLSAMAGCPFPYLATLMDISSTWFIPFSDATRNHKRLKRGLGTDQSIRSNSYSSLYDDGCNGRTNSLNSLLGLQYQDHIWGNAQRYLAVEAIEVDAAAMLGGGVDAVLKEGSDDGMKLVHQLITCAKVVAFRDKSHASALLSELRANALVFGTSFQRVASCFVQGLSDRLSLIQSLGAVGVGGCTVKTMDVTPEKEEAFRLFFEICPQIQFGHLAANASILEAFEGESSVHVVDLGMNLGSPQGQQWRSLMHSLANRAGKPPSSLQITGVGTAAECLKDIIDELEVYAESLGMNFQFSMVESNLENLQPEDINLLEGEAVVVNSILQLHCVVKESRGALNSVLQKIRELSPKAVVLVEQDASHNGPFFLGRFMEALHYYSAIFDSLDAMLPKYDTRRAKMEQFYFAEEIKNIISCEGSARVERHQRLDQWRRRMSRAGFQSSPMKMITEAKQWLEKVKLCDGYTIVDEKGCLVLGWKSKPIIAASCWKCS, from the coding sequence ATGGGTGTCCTTCATTGCATGTACTTTGATACAACTGAAAATCAGATGGCTCATGACCTCTATCTGCCAACTGAGTTCCACAATGGTGAGAGGAGAAATGAGGCGAGTGCTCTTAGTCTCAGTCTATCGGCCATGGCTGGCTGTCCCTTCCCTTACCTTGCCACATTGATGGACATTTCTTCCACCTGGTTCATTCCCTTCTCAGATGCAACTAGAAACCATAAGAGGCTAAAGCGGGGACTAGGCACTGATCAATCCATCAGGAGTAATAGCTATAGCAGTCTTTATGATGATGGTTGCAATGGGAGAACAAATAGCTTGAATAGCCTGCTGGGACTCCAGTATCAGGATCATATATGGGGCAATGCTCAGAGGTACCTTGCAGTTGAGGCAATAGAAGTAGATGCTGCAGCCATGTTGGGGGGTGGGGTGGACGCAGTCCTGAAAGAAGGGAGCGATGATGGGATGAAACTAGTCCATCAGCTCATCACCTGTGCCAAGGTTGTGGCCTTCCGAGACAAATCACATGCCTCTGCATTACTATCTGAGCTTCGGGCTAATGCCCTTGTCTTTGGAACATCATTTCAGCGAGTTGCTTCCTGCTTTGTCCAAGGACTCTCAGACCGTCTCTCTCTGATTCAGTCACTTGGGGCAGTTGGAGTTGGGGGCTGCACAGTAAAAACAATGGATGTTACCCCAGAAAAGGAAGAGGCCTTCCGCCTTTTCTTTGAGATTTGTCCGCAAATTCAATTCGGTCACTTGGCAGCCAATGCATCAATATTGGAAGCCTTTGAGGGAGAGAGTTCAGTCCATGTTGTGGATTTGGGCATGAACCTAGGTTCACCCCAGGGCCAGCAATGGCGCAGCCTAATGCACAGCCTAGCCAACCGGGCAGGCAAGCCACCTAGCAGCCTCCAAATAACTGGTGTTGGAACCGCTGCTGAATGCCTCAAAGACATCATTGATGAGCTAGAGGTCTATGCAGAAAGCTTGGGAATGAACTTCCAATTCTCAATGGTGGAAAGCAACTTAGAGAACCTTCAACCTGAAGATATCAATCTCCTTGAAGGGGAGGCTGTTGTTGTCAATAGCATCCTTCAGTTGCATTGTGTAGTGAAAGAAAGCCGAGGGGCCTTAAATTCGGTTCTACAGAAAATACGCGAGCTATCACCAAAGGCTGTGGTTCTAGTTGAGCAGGACGCAAGCCACAATGGGCCCTTCTTTCTGGGGAGGTTCATGGAGGCATTGCATTATTATTCAGCTATCTTTGATTCACTAGATGCAATGCTGCCTAAGTATGACACGAGGAGAGCCAAGATGGAGCAGTTCTATTTTGCAGAGGAGATTAAGAACATAATAAGCTGTGAGGGGTCAGCTAGAGTGGAAAGGCACCAAAGGCTTGACCAGTGGCGCAGAAGGATGAGCCGTGCCGGGTTTCAATCATCGCCTATGAAGATGATAACAGAGGCCAAGCAGTGGCTAGAGAAGGTTAAGCTTTGTGACGGTTACACCATTGTGGACGAGAAGGGGTGCTTGGTTCTTGGATGGAAGTCTAAGCCCATCATTGCAGCTTCTTGCTGGAAATGCTCCTAA
- the LOC117924070 gene encoding protein HHL1, chloroplastic isoform X1, which produces MEVVGLSLNAALVRTPLSSSRASEDGFIKHSIFSTRTVPKSQKKRALVVEAKGKRGMQGRQFQRQPPPLPKIEDDGNPKFVIFIRMANVYLWYPLSLITGGTTAKIMVAAKDNFLGKYIYKDTIARNLAAVIYKDEKEIQKTAFRQYRVLRSAKEFRYGYKLVENNNVRSALSTTDVIELPTQGELKTVLDKVRDFFGDAKESFGKLTALNSTTEESEEMSNEKSKVQG; this is translated from the exons ATGGAGGTGGTGGGTTTGTCTCTGAACGCAGCGCTGGTTCGAACACCCTTGTCGAGTTCTAGAGCAAGTGAAGATGGGTTCATTAAGCACTCGATTTTCTCTACTCGAACCGTACCAAAGTCCCAGAAGAAGAGGGCGTTAGTGGTGGAGGCCAAGGGGAAAAGGGGCATGCAAGGGCGTCAGTTCCAGCGTCAGCCTCCACCGTTGCCCAAGATTGAGGACGATGGCAACCCCAAATTCGTCATCTTCATCCGCATGGCCAAT GTTTATCTTTGGTACCCACTGAGTCTGATAACTGGGGGGACTACTGCAAAAATCATGGTTGCAGCAAAAGATAATTTTCTGGGAAAATATATCTACAAAGACACAATTGCAAGAAATCTTGCTGCAGTTATCTACAAA GATGAGAAGGAGATACAGAAGACAGCGTTTAGGCAGTATCGTGTATTGCGGTCAGCTAAAGAGTTCAGATATGGCTACAAACTTGTT GAAAATAACAATGTGAGATCTGCACTTTCTACCACAGATGTCATTGAG CTTCCAACACAAGGCGAGCTTAAGACAGTGCTTGATAAAGTGAGGGACTTCTTTGGAGATGCCAAAGAATCTTTTGGGAAGCTGACTGCCCTGAATTCAACAACCGAGGAGTCGGAGGAAATGTCCAATGAGAAATCCAA GGTTCAAGgctga